A stretch of Larus michahellis chromosome Z, bLarMic1.1, whole genome shotgun sequence DNA encodes these proteins:
- the RMI1 gene encoding recQ-mediated genome instability protein 1 — protein MSTSNVAARVETWLSSTWHVKVPLTWLEACLSWIQEENGGNNLSQAQINRQVFEQWLLTDLRDLEYPILPDCILDAPKGELSGFYSIQIDSLLDVSQPAYSQLQKLRGKNTVNEEVTASTQAFPKPWEAKPTRMLMLQLTDGIHQIQGMEYQPVPVLRSNLPPGTKITVQGNIAYRLGVLLLKPENVKLLGGEVDTLLEEYSQERVLARLIGETENPSSVGQAGHNQTVSRPVDELEQTPGPSDEELLASLDENNEFSLNNGTSLESGYCSRSNNFSTASGSLTAHNGNVLLWESGGPLPHSDERVSPPIEYVDGFLNDFPLEDDFLLEEEMQRELEEVPPVVMNRNIGLITERIPHTSRSSCNSSLNGICEKGDMNERDKPVEATSKQKTFGSTVSDGDGNSMSNFSRHKSVHQTCSSADFSLENPLEERQNDTDLEDSRYKSQHTSDSRLLNDDPVFFSKTDPEADQQKHDSLTFPCRSVEAHLDLDSPPFTYISLLLAKKPKTVTILKVKCFIVTLTGNLTSSNGSWGIKAKISDGSAYLEVDFADEILTSLIGFSVPEMNRLKKDPALHLKLKGGLEKCQKQLIDLCCLMTVEFNPLQSKATVLLLQDADARHLEQLKKRLNK, from the coding sequence atgtctacaTCTAATGTTGCAGCAAGAGTGGAAACTTGGCTTTCATCGACATGGCATGTTAAAGTTCCTTTGACATGGCTGGAAGCATGTCTTAGTTGGATCCAGGAAGAAAATGGTGGTAATAACTTAAGTCAAGCTCAGATTAACAGACAGGTATTTGAGCAATGGCTTCTTACTGATCTAAGAGATTTGGAATATCCCATTTTGCCTGACTGCATCTTAGATGCTCCCAAAGGAGAGTTATCAGGCTTCTACTCTATACAGATTGATTCACTGCTTGATGTTAGCCAGCCAGCATATTCCCAGTTGCAGAAGCTAAGAGggaaaaatactgtaaatgaAGAAGTAACAGCCAGCACACAGGCTTTCCCGAAGCCCTGGGAAGCAAAGCCTACTCGAATGCTGATGCTGCAACTAACTGATGGGATACACCAAATTCAGGGCATGGAGTATCAACCAGTGCCTGTCCTTCGCAGTAATCTTCCTCCTGGAACAAAAATCACTGTACAGGGTAATATTGCATATCGTCTTGGAGTCCTTCTGCTTAAACCAGAAAATGTGAAACTGTTGGGGGGTGAAGTGGATACTCTTCTGGAGGAGTATTCTCAGGAAAGAGTCCTTGCTAGATTAATTGGAGAAACTGAAAACCCTAGTTCTGTTGGACAAGCTGGTCACAACCAAACTGTTTCAAGGCCTGTGGATGAATTAGAACAAACTCCAGGCCCTTCGGATGAAGAGCTTTTAGCCAGTCTTgatgaaaataatgaatttagTTTAAACAACGGAACATCTTTAGAAAGTGGATACTGCAGTAGAAGCAACAATTTTAGTACAGCCTCAGGTTCACTAACCGCGCACAATGGAAATGTTTTGCTATGGGAGTCTGGAGGTCCTTTGCCTCATTCAGATGAACGAGTTTCACCTCCCATAGAATATGTCGATGGCTTTTTAAATGACTTTCCTTTAGAAGATGActttcttttggaagaagagaTGCAAAGAGAGCTGGAGGAAGTGCCACCAGTAGTCATGAACAGAAACATAGGTTTAATTACTGAGAGAATTCCACACACATCTAGGAGCTCCTGCAATTCATCTTTAAATGGCATTTGTGAAAAAGGCGATATGAATGAAAGAGACAAGCCTGTAGAAGCTACCAGCAAGCAAAAGACTTTTGGAAGTACAGTATCTGATGGAGATGGAAATAGTATGAGTAACTTTTCACGGCACAAGAGTGTACATCAGACCTGCAgttctgcagatttttctttggaaaatccTCTTGAAGAAAGGCAGAATGACACAGACCTAGAGGACAGCAGATATAAATCCCAGCACACTTCTGACAGCAGGCTGTTAAATGATgatcctgtatttttttcaaaaacagatcCAGAAGCAGATCAGCAGAAGCATGATTCACTGACCTTTCCTTGCAGATCAGTAGAGGCACATCTAGATTTAGATTCTCCACCTTTCACATATATTTCCCTTCtccttgcaaaaaaaccaaaaactgttACAATTCTGAAAGTTAAATGTTTTATTGTTACTCTCACTGGAAACCTCACAAGCAGCAATGGGTCCTGGGGTATAAAGGCAAAAATTTCTGATGGTTCAGCCTATCTTGAAGTAGATTTTGCTGATGAAATTCTAACAAGTTTGATTGGCttttcagtgcctgaaatgaatAGGCTGAAAAAGGATCCAGCTTTACATCTGAAGCTTAAGGGTGGTTTAGAGAAATGTCAAAAACAACTGATAGATCTCTGTTGTTTGATGACTGTAGAGTTTAATCCACTTCAGTCAAAAGCCACTGTGTTACTTCTCCAGGATGCTGATGCAAGGCATCTAGAACAATTGAAGAAACGTTTGAATAAATAA